A stretch of the Snodgrassella alvi genome encodes the following:
- a CDS encoding entericidin A/B family lipoprotein encodes MKKMLLIAAMVMAVLSGCHTIHGVGQDVRAGGQHLSNAASR; translated from the coding sequence ATGAAAAAAATGTTGTTAATTGCTGCAATGGTTATGGCTGTACTCTCTGGTTGTCACACAATTCATGGCGTAGGACAAGACGTCCGTGCTGGGGGTCAGCATCTGTCCAACGCAGCTAGTCGATAA
- a CDS encoding entericidin A/B family lipoprotein, with translation MKKLMLLSVAIVGFLAGCHTVSGVGRDISAGGQAVSNASDNVRSEM, from the coding sequence ATGAAAAAACTGATGCTCTTAAGCGTTGCCATTGTTGGTTTTCTGGCTGGTTGTCATACAGTTTCCGGCGTTGGTCGTGATATTTCTGCCGGTGGTCAGGCAGTAAGTAATGCTTCAGACAACGTACGCTCAGAAATGTAA
- the leuD gene encoding 3-isopropylmalate dehydratase small subunit yields the protein MKSFTTLTALVAPLDRANVDTDAIIPKQFLKSIKRSGFGPNAFDEWRYLDHGEPGMDNSKRPLNPDFVLNQPRYQGAHILLTRKNFGCGSSREHAPWALDDYGFRAIIAPSFADIFFNNCYKNGLLPIILPEEVVDQLFHEVTSHEGYQLSINLPEQTVTTPSGHHYYFDITEHRKHCLLNGLDEIGLTLQHADAIKAYESSHKQQQPWLYQS from the coding sequence ATGAAATCTTTTACAACTCTTACGGCTCTGGTAGCACCGCTTGACCGCGCTAATGTAGACACAGATGCCATTATTCCTAAACAATTTTTAAAATCAATCAAACGCAGTGGTTTCGGCCCAAATGCTTTTGATGAGTGGCGTTATCTTGATCACGGTGAACCGGGTATGGACAACAGCAAACGTCCCTTGAATCCGGATTTTGTACTCAATCAGCCACGTTATCAGGGTGCACACATTCTGCTGACCCGTAAGAATTTTGGTTGTGGTTCAAGCCGCGAACACGCACCATGGGCTCTAGATGATTACGGTTTTCGTGCCATCATTGCACCATCTTTTGCAGATATTTTTTTCAACAACTGCTATAAAAACGGTCTATTACCTATAATTTTGCCCGAAGAAGTAGTGGATCAACTTTTTCATGAAGTTACTTCTCATGAAGGCTATCAGCTCAGCATCAATCTGCCCGAACAAACCGTTACCACACCCAGCGGTCATCATTACTATTTCGATATCACCGAACACCGCAAACATTGTCTCCTCAATGGTCTGGATGAAATCGGCCTGACCTTGCAACATGCGGATGCTATAAAAGCTTATGAAAGCAGCCACAAACAACAACAACCATGGCTGTATCAGTCCTGA
- the leuB gene encoding 3-isopropylmalate dehydrogenase, with amino-acid sequence MSKHLAILPGDGIGPEIIAQAVRVLDKLIAEGLDADYQYAPLGGAAYDEYGHPYPEFTQKICRAADAVLLGAVGGPQYDSLERPLRPERGLLAIRKDLNLFGNLRPAILYPELANASTLKPEVVSGLNILIVRELTGDIYFGEPRGIHTLPNGEREGINTMRYSESEIRRIGKIAFEAAQKRNKKLCSVDKANVLETTELWREIMADMSKDYPDVSLSHMYVDNAAMQLVKAPKQFDVIVTGNIFGDILSDQASMLSGSIGMLPSASLNETGKGMYEPSHGSAPDIAGKNLANPLATILSLAMLMRYSLNNEQAAFRIEQAVGKVLAQGLRTGDIYEEGCQRVSCSQMGDAVLAAL; translated from the coding sequence ATGAGTAAACACCTTGCTATTCTTCCGGGGGATGGAATCGGTCCGGAAATTATTGCTCAGGCCGTCCGTGTTTTAGACAAACTGATTGCAGAAGGACTAGATGCAGATTATCAATATGCTCCATTAGGGGGTGCTGCCTATGATGAATACGGCCATCCTTATCCAGAATTTACTCAAAAAATCTGCCGCGCTGCAGACGCAGTGTTGCTTGGTGCAGTCGGTGGTCCACAGTACGACAGCCTTGAACGCCCACTGCGTCCCGAACGCGGACTACTTGCCATCCGAAAAGATCTCAACTTATTTGGCAATCTACGTCCAGCCATACTCTATCCTGAGCTGGCCAATGCTTCTACCCTAAAACCAGAAGTAGTATCTGGTCTAAATATTTTGATTGTGCGTGAACTAACCGGCGATATCTATTTTGGCGAACCACGCGGCATTCATACCTTGCCAAATGGCGAACGCGAAGGTATTAACACCATGCGTTACAGCGAAAGTGAAATTCGCCGTATCGGTAAAATTGCCTTTGAGGCAGCACAAAAACGCAATAAAAAACTTTGTTCAGTAGATAAGGCCAATGTATTGGAAACCACCGAGTTGTGGCGTGAAATCATGGCCGATATGAGTAAAGATTACCCTGATGTCAGCCTTAGCCACATGTATGTCGACAATGCAGCCATGCAACTTGTAAAAGCGCCTAAGCAATTTGACGTTATTGTAACGGGTAACATATTTGGCGACATTCTTTCCGATCAAGCTTCTATGCTGTCCGGTTCCATAGGTATGCTCCCTTCAGCATCGCTCAACGAAACAGGTAAAGGCATGTATGAACCGTCACATGGTTCTGCACCCGATATTGCTGGCAAAAATTTGGCCAATCCGCTTGCCACCATTCTTTCACTAGCGATGCTGATGCGTTACAGCCTAAATAATGAGCAAGCCGCATTTAGAATCGAACAAGCAGTAGGCAAAGTATTGGCACAAGGGCTACGTACTGGTGACATCTATGAAGAAGGCTGCCAGCGTGTTTCATGCAGCCAAATGGGTGATGCTGTACTGGCTGCACTATAA